DNA from Deltaproteobacteria bacterium:
GCCAATGTTTTTGCGGGAGTGAAGGCCGGAGCAACCTTGATCGATGTATCAGTCAATGGCCTGGGAGAACGCTCGGGAAACCCTTCTTTAGCCGAAGTGGCGATGGGGTTGGAAATTCTGTATAAAGTAAAAACTCATATCCGCTTAGACCATTTATATGAGCTGGCGAAATTGGTGGAAAGAATTTCTGGACTACCCATTCCCACGAATAAGCCGTTTGTCGGAGAATATGCCTTTGCCGATGAATCTGACGCTCATGTAGCTGCTATCCTAAAGGAGCCTTTTGCCTTTCAGGGGGTGAGGCCAGAATTATTGGGCAATAAGAGGAGGTTTGTCATTGGGAAGAGTGCAGGACCCAATGTTTTAAACTTGAAGAGTAAAGAATGGGGGCTGAAAGTCTCCAAGGAGCTATACCCCAAAATTATGGAGAGAATCAGGGAAAAGAGTGAAAAACAAAAGGGAAAAATTTTAACGGATGAGGAGTTAATCGAGATTATTAAAAGTTCAGAGGTATGAAAATAATAGTAAAATTTCAAGTTTACCCTATTGACTGAATTTGTTATGCACCGTATTGGTTCTTGAGAGTGCCCGGCGCACCCTCGGGTGGGCTCTGCTCTCTTTGGCTATTTTATTCCAGGACCCTGGGGTCACAGCTCCCCTGATGAAAGGGACTTGTAGGGCCTGAAGGGGTTCGATCCATGACCTTCAATCCGGACCGGGCCTTGGAAATGTAAATCAAATTCGAAAGTATAAATTAAGGAGGATCGTTTATGGCAGGTCCATTAAAGGGAGTAAGGGTTCTGGATATGACCTGGGCTTTGGCCGGGCCTTATTGCACCATGGTTCTATGTGATTTAGGGGCCGAGGTCATCAAGGTGGAAAGCCCGGATGGAGGAGACCCCTCGCGGAAGAGTCTTCCTTTCATTGAAGGGGTGAGCTCTTATTTCCTCAGCGTCAACCGTGGTAAGAAGAGCGTAGCCGTTAACCTGCGGCACCCCCAAGGCAAGGAGATCGTTTTAGCTCTGGCGAATCAATCAGATGTCCTAGTGGAGAATTTTCGGCCAGGGGTCATGGATCGCCTGGGATTGGGGTATGGCGCGCTGCGGGAAACCAACCCGAGGATTATTTACGCGGCCTGCTCGGGCTTTGGGCAGAAAGGGCCTTACGCTCACCGCCCAGCTTACGATGTAGTTGTGCAGGGCATGGGGGGAGCGCTTTCAATTACGGGAGAGGCCGGAGGCCCTCCAGTCCGCGTTGGTTTTTCAATCGGGGATATCGGAGGGGGAATTTTTACCGCTCTGGGCGTTCTTGCCGCCTTGCACGAACGCGAATCGAGCGGACAAGGGCAAATGGTTGACATCTCCATGCTGGACGGCCAAATCGCCCTTTTGGAAAATGCCTTTGCCCGCTTTTTCGCTACCGGGGAGGTTCCCCAGCGTATCGGTACCCGTCATCCGTTACGTACCCCTTTCCAAGCCTTCCCCACGCAGGACGGCCATATTGTTCTGGCAGCGGGCGAAGAGCGCTTTTGGCAGAGGTTGTGCCAGGTCATCAATCGCCCGGACTTGCTGGGGGATGAACGTTTCAAAGATAACCCTTCCAGGACCCGAAACCATGATCAGTTGGAACCGATTCTGAAGGAGATCACTCAGAGCAAGAAGACTGCTGAGTGGGTTGCCATGATGGATAAAAGCGATATCCCCTGCGGACCCGTAAACTCCATCGACCAAGTGGTTAATGATCCGCATACTGCTGCGCGAGAGATGATCACCGAGGTGGAGCATTCAAAGGCGGGGAGGCTAAAGGTAGTAAACAGTCCGTTGAAGCTGTCCAGGACACCGGTTAAGATCGAAAGGGCTTGCCCTGAATTGGGGGAGCATACAGAAGAAGTCCTGCAAAACCTTTTGGGCTTC
Protein-coding regions in this window:
- a CDS encoding CaiB/BaiF CoA-transferase family protein, whose translation is MAGPLKGVRVLDMTWALAGPYCTMVLCDLGAEVIKVESPDGGDPSRKSLPFIEGVSSYFLSVNRGKKSVAVNLRHPQGKEIVLALANQSDVLVENFRPGVMDRLGLGYGALRETNPRIIYAACSGFGQKGPYAHRPAYDVVVQGMGGALSITGEAGGPPVRVGFSIGDIGGGIFTALGVLAALHERESSGQGQMVDISMLDGQIALLENAFARFFATGEVPQRIGTRHPLRTPFQAFPTQDGHIVLAAGEERFWQRLCQVINRPDLLGDERFKDNPSRTRNHDQLEPILKEITQSKKTAEWVAMMDKSDIPCGPVNSIDQVVNDPHTAAREMITEVEHSKAGRLKVVNSPLKLSRTPVKIERACPELGEHTEEVLQNLLGF